The Lutra lutra chromosome 10, mLutLut1.2, whole genome shotgun sequence genome contains a region encoding:
- the LOC125078121 gene encoding adipolin-like: MHWAWAAAAVALGLQLSLLGAVGARRKPKRPQQPGQRTEPPTATTSHSEGLLGSPKPPEGLGSEFSDAHMTWLNFVRRPHDGASKKRGRGQDKKSRGLSGPPGPPGPPGPPGPPGATVTQEALLREFQEMLKEATERLFLGLLGPSLPEGTGRLVAEAFHCALKGPLVVDEKTLVELHGFQAPTAQGAFLRGSGLSLASGRFTAPLTAIFQFSASLHVDHREPQGRARVRARDTVRVLVCIESLCHRHASLEAISGLESRGRVFTVHVEGLLELQAGQYASVFVDNGSGTTLTIQSGSSFSGLLLGT, translated from the coding sequence ATGCACTGGGCTTGGGCGGCCGCTGCTGTGGCCCTCGGGCTGCAGCTCTCGCTCCTGGGGGCCGTTGGGGCGCGGCGGAAGCCCAAGAGGCCTCAGCAGCCCGGCCAGCGCACTGAGCCCCCCACCGCCACCACGTCCCACAGCGAGGGGCTGCTGGGCTCCCCCAAGCCACCTGAGGGCCTAGGGTCTGAGTTCTCAGACGCCCACATGACCTGGCTGAACTTCGTCCGGCGTCCACACGATGGGGCCTCCAAGAAACGGGGCCGGGGCCAGGACAAGAAGTCGCGAGGCCTCTCTGGCCCCCCTGGGCCGCCCGGGCCGCCCGGGCCCCCCGGGCCCCCCGGTGCCACAGTCACCCAGGAAGCCCTGCTGCGAGAGTTTCAGGAGATGCTGAAAGAGGCCACTGAGCGCCTGTTCTTGGGGCTGCTGGGCCCATCGCTGCCTGAGGGGACAGGGCGGCTGGTGGCCGAGGCCTTCCACTGCGCCCTGAAGGGCCCCCTGGTGGTGGACGAGAAGACGCTGGTGGAGCTGCATGGCTTCCAGGCTCCCACGGCCCAGGGCGCCTTCCTGCGGGGGTCTGGCTTGAGCCTGGCCTCAGGCCGGTTCACAGCCCCATTGACCGCCATCTTCCAGTTCTCCGCCAGCCTGCACGTGGACCACAGGGAGCCGCAGGGCAGGGCGAGGGTGCGGGCTCGAGACACCGTGCGAGTGCTTGTCTGCATCGAGTCCCTGTGTCATCGACACGCGTCCCTGGAGGCCATCTCGGGCCTGGAGAGCCGCGGCAGAGTCTTCACCGTGCACGTAGAGGGGCTGCTGGAGCTGCAGGCTGGACAGTATGCCTCCGTCTTCGTGGACAACGGCTCTGGGACAACCCTCACCATCCAGAGTGGCTCCAGCTTCTCCGGCCTGCTCCTGGGCACGTGA